One window from the genome of Nicotiana sylvestris chromosome 9, ASM39365v2, whole genome shotgun sequence encodes:
- the LOC104231550 gene encoding uncharacterized protein, giving the protein MQVRPSGRMACLKDSSQGSKKTPILTPRTFYRKPRGSANSKSFVDYVMSSDPHLPDFVLLGFQATVLYNQAFAKSQDKLTHYEEECMRLSSEADKLRALFTKKKEELRDLKAHLETMSRERTDLAEQLEKKDILMREGLRARDIEVLGLKQHVDEIASARDTLQGKLTLAEHHLHDARADSSKYKDLHAESVAALFAVKSEDDALISSYREDAATANAGAKKVSEVAELELTRALEHDRLRSRR; this is encoded by the exons ATGCAGGTGCGTCCCTCGGGGAGAATGGCGTGTTTGAAGGATTCTTCACAAGGGTCGAAGAAAACCCCAATCTTAACGCCTCGCACATTTTATAGGAAGCCAAGAGGCTCTGCAAACAGTAAATCATTCGTCGATTATGTTATGAGCTCCGATCCTCATCTTCCTGATTTTGTTCTTTTAGGCTTTCAGGCTACAGTTCTTTACAATCAGGCCTTTGCTAAGTCCCAAGATAAGTTGACCCACTATGAGGAAGAGTGTATGAGGCTCTCATCAGAGGCTGACAAGCTCAGAGctctttttaccaaaaagaaggaAGAACTTCGTGACCTTAAGGCTCATTTGGAGACGATGTCTCGAGAGCGGACCGATCTTGCCGAGCAG CTTGAGAAGAAAGATATCCTGATGAGAGAGGGTCTCAGAGCCAGGGATATTGAGGTTCTCGGACTCAAGCAGCATGTGGATGAGATAGCCTCCGCGAGAGATACCCTCCAGGGGAAGCTGACCTTGGCTGAGCATCATCTTCATGATGCAAGAGCGGATAGTAGTAAGTATAAGGATCTCCATGCTGAATCGGTCGCCGCGCTATTTGCAGTCAAGTCCGAAGACGATGCGCTCATATCCTCGTACCGAGAGGATGCTGCTACTGCAAATGCTGGAGCCAAGAAGGTATCTGAAGTGGCCGAGCTTGAATTAACTCGAGCCCTAGAGCATGACCGATTAAGATCTCGGAGATAG